The sequence CAGACCGCCTACTGGTACGTGAACACCAGCCAGTACCGGTACGACACCTACGACGCGGACACGGTCGGCGCCGGCACCGGCGCGTTCGCCGGGCAGTCGGTGATGGACCTACTGTCTCTGTCGGTACGGCTCGGATGGACGCCCAGCTACCCCACCTTCGACCGGAGCTCGCTGACGATCGCCGACCAGGCGGCCGAGGCCGGACAGGACCCGGTGAGCTACGCCGTCGACGAGCTGGCGAGCGGGCGGATGCGCTTCGCCGTCGAAGATCCGGAGGCGGAGGAGAACTGGCCCCGCCTGCTCACCCTGTGGCGCTCGAACCTGTTCGGCTCCAGTGCCAAGGGCAGCGAGTACTTCCTCAAGCACCTGCTCGGTACCGACCACGCGGTGACCGCCACTGAGGCCCCCGAGCGGCAACGCCCGGCGGGTGTGGAGTGGCCGGAGCAGGCACCGCAGGGCAAGCTCGACCTGCTGATGACGATCGACTTCCGGATGACCAGCTCGACCATTCTCTCCGACGTGGTGCTACCGGCGGCCACCTGGTACGAGAAGTACGACATCAACACCACGGACATGCACCCGTACGTGAACACCTTCAGCCCGGCCATCCCGCCGCCCTGGCAGTCGAAGACCGACTGGGACGCATGGAAGGCGATCGCCAAGACGTTCTCCGAGCTGGCCGGCACCCACCTGGGCACCCGGACCGACCTCGTCGCCAAACCGCTCTGGCACGACACTCCGGAGGCGATGGCCACCCCCCGCGGCGAGGTGAAGGACTGGCGGGCCGGGGAGTGTGCGCCGGTACCCGGCAAGACGCTGCCGGTGCTGGTCCCGGTGGAGCGGGACTACGCCGCCGTCTACGAAAAGATGACCTCGGTAGGGCCGCTGCTGGACCGGCTCGGCACCACCACCAAGGGCATCACCTACGACGTGCGGCCCGAGCTGGATCTGATCGCGGGACGAAACGGGCGCCGTCAGGGTGGCGTGGCCGATGGCCGCCCCGCGCTGGACACCGATGTGCAGGTGGCCGAGCTGATGCTGACGCTCTCCGGCACCACGAACGGGCGGCTGGCCACCGAAGGGTTCAAGACCTTGGAGAAGCGGGTCGGCCGGAACGACCTGCACCACCTGGCGGCGGAGAACGAGGGCAAGCGGATCACCTTCGCCGACGCCCAGATCGCGCCGGTGCCGGTGATCACCTCCCCGGAGTGGTCCGGTTCCGAAGCCGGCGGGCGACGGTACAGCCCGTTCACCATCAACATCGAGCACCTGAAACCGTTCCACACCCTCACCGGTCGCCAGCACTTCTACCTGGACCACGACTGGATGCAGGCGATGGGCGAGGCGCTGCCTGTCTACCGGCCGCCGCTGAACATGACCGAGCTGTTCGGCGAGGCGAAGATCGGCGAACAGAACGAGCTCGGGGTCTCGGTGCGCTACCTCACCCCGCACAACAAGTGGTCCATCCACTCCGAGTACCAGGACAACCTGTTCATGCTCAGCCTCTCCCGGGGCGGGCAGACGGTATGGATGTCCGACCGGGACGCGGCCAAGGTGGGGATCGCGGACAACGACTGGATCGAGCTGACCAACCGCAACGGCGTGGTGGCCGCACGCGCGGTGGTCAGCCACCGGATGCCCGAAGGCACCGTGTACATGCATCACGCCCAGGACCGGCTGATCGACGTGCCGCTGACCGAGCGGGACCGCAAGCGCGGCGGGATCCACAACTCGATGACCCGGATCATGGTCAAACCCAGCCACATCATCGGCGGCTACGCCCAGCTCGCGTACCAGTTCAACTACATCGGCCCGACCGGGAACAACCGGGACGAGGTCACGATGATCCGCAAGCGCACCGCGCCGGTGGAGTACTGACGTGGCCACACCTACCCGTAGGGAGTCAGCATGAAGGTCATGGCGCAGATGGCCATGGTGATGAACCTGGACAAGTGCATCGGCTGCCACACCTGCTCGGTGACCTGCAAGCAGGCGTGGACCAACCGGTCGGGCATGGAGTACGTCTGGTTCAACAACGTGGAGACCCGGCCCGGGCTCGGCTACCCGCGCGGGTACGAGGACCAGGAGAAGTGGCAGGGCGGCTGGGTCCGTGGCAAGAACGGCCGGCTCCAGCTGCGGGCCGGCGGGCGGGTGAAGAAGCTGCTGACCATCTTCTCCAACCCCAAGATGCCCTCCATCCAGGACTACTACGAACCCTGGACCTACGACTACGAGACGTTGCTGAACGCCCCGGCCCAGGACCAGGTACCGGTCGCCCAGCCGTACTCGCTGATCTCCGG is a genomic window of Ruania zhangjianzhongii containing:
- a CDS encoding nitrate reductase subunit alpha, translating into MTPSKLSVEGPLGAALVQTRRFFTADAEVSDDNRTLSLTGGRSGDSFYRDRWSHDKVVRSTHGVNCTGSCSWKVYVKDGIITWEAQQTDYPSVGDDRPEYEPRGCPRGAAFSWYTYSPTRVRYPYVRGTLLSMFREARARLGDPVLAWAEIVQDPEKTTRYKSGRGKGGLVRATWSEAVELIAAAHVYTIKRWGPDRIAGFSPIPAMSMVSYASGARFNELIGAPMLSFYDWYADLPVASPQVFGDQTDVPESGDWWDAALLMMWGSNVPLTRTPDAHWMTEARYRGQKVIAVAPDYAENVKFADEWISPAPGTDAALALAMGHVVLKEFFVDRSTPFFDEYVKTFTDLPFLVRLDKADDGTWRPGKFLLAADFDNPESTAENSEFKPAVLDRITDAPVVPNGTLGHRYGDEGEGRWNLDLGDVDPVLTLHAEGGPSEQVLLPRFDAPDGKVAHEPRGVPTRRIGEHLVTTVFDLMLAQYGVARPGLSGTWPSGYDDPTTAATPAWASEITSVPMEKIIRLGREFAQNSEDSRGRSMILMGAGTNHWYHSDLIYRAMLMLTTITGCQGRNGGGWAHYVGQEKVRPLTGFQHSAFALDWSRPPRHMNQTAYWYVNTSQYRYDTYDADTVGAGTGAFAGQSVMDLLSLSVRLGWTPSYPTFDRSSLTIADQAAEAGQDPVSYAVDELASGRMRFAVEDPEAEENWPRLLTLWRSNLFGSSAKGSEYFLKHLLGTDHAVTATEAPERQRPAGVEWPEQAPQGKLDLLMTIDFRMTSSTILSDVVLPAATWYEKYDINTTDMHPYVNTFSPAIPPPWQSKTDWDAWKAIAKTFSELAGTHLGTRTDLVAKPLWHDTPEAMATPRGEVKDWRAGECAPVPGKTLPVLVPVERDYAAVYEKMTSVGPLLDRLGTTTKGITYDVRPELDLIAGRNGRRQGGVADGRPALDTDVQVAELMLTLSGTTNGRLATEGFKTLEKRVGRNDLHHLAAENEGKRITFADAQIAPVPVITSPEWSGSEAGGRRYSPFTINIEHLKPFHTLTGRQHFYLDHDWMQAMGEALPVYRPPLNMTELFGEAKIGEQNELGVSVRYLTPHNKWSIHSEYQDNLFMLSLSRGGQTVWMSDRDAAKVGIADNDWIELTNRNGVVAARAVVSHRMPEGTVYMHHAQDRLIDVPLTERDRKRGGIHNSMTRIMVKPSHIIGGYAQLAYQFNYIGPTGNNRDEVTMIRKRTAPVEY